The window TCAGCAACTGTTTGCTAACAGAGCAATCATTGTccaagtgtaatcattgtccagagtgatattcctctgtcatttcccttaAGATCCTCCGAAGTTTGATGGATTCTGGAAATCCTGGCCTCCAAATTTCTACTCTTGTACCCTAcagtgatcccacaggattgctgtcagtgggaggaaggagcgtttagctgtccatcttcctcccgtgtgcaatgccagtgtgtccttccatgtgctctgtgcagccagggagaagggcagagagggaaggggccgggcccagggctgtgccccggggctgagcctttggcagctcctttgccagccccagggagcctgagctgctcctgctgccactgccacaccctggccctgcctggggctgggtttagagctgctggcagctccagggagtcctttctgccccaactgccctgcaaggggctccttccatgccagtgtggggccactgcaggcacgtgctccccatgcccctgctcctgagtgggaggcagagctgagggagtgccttggagggcaccaatcacccaggtgcccttactgccactcgggcctgaaggagaatcttcaacagtgtcacaggagctgttctgtccGTCCTTTGCAGGTGAACCTGATGATGAAGACAATCCTGATGACGAAGATAATACGTTTGATGAAGATGATCTGGATTCCCAATGTGTACCcattactgagcctctgggagatgctgagggtaggtcaaggccttttccctgggagagctgccagctcagagcccaaagcttggccaggggggcatcactgcaggtgccagcacagaaccaggcacgtgtgtgccctcgccctgcgcgatcccctcaccgctcctgcagctcagtggtgcccgtgcagatcagcagagatggcagaagcttctgtggctgttgagtttcaggtgtgtctgcagggaggactttggtggatgttgcacacAAGCCCCActcccatcgcaggggtgagtagtgtgtccctgctgtccccacaggctgGGACTtcgttttgtgggatccattcctgggaaacggaaatatttctcttaaggtcctccaagaaggaagaagaaacctacaGGAGCTCGTAAGTCCCTGGACATTTCCAAACATCTGGAACAAAAACAGAGTGGCGTGGACagccagcgtggtgggtgcatttccctcagccttcccctgggacaGAGTAACCGGggactttggctgcacatctggacacgccgtgcccggcacagcgggaagtcATCcatgcaccacagtccatgcacaccctaagatccccctgcaatttcccagtctctgagcatATCTGGAGGGGCCTGCTCTTTGCAGGAgagagggccctggagcagctccaaaatcctggccattttccttgtccttatccatgtctttgacaagtgtTACCTGGAACAGAAGGGCACAGCATAGAGGAATTATAGCATGCAGGGTCAGGGGtttgggtactgagcagtcctgtgccaaggggcagcaaaatgcctgcaggccccagctctgggggaaacagggagtgaggacgtcctgcccgtatgCACCACGCTGCatttcagcagtgcagcacagcacgggctcacgctccccattgctccaacAGATGCAGCCGAGAACTCAACAGAttggaaaagcatgagaagaaCTTTCAGCTCGGAAACATCCTTTTTGATTaagttgatggccattgtggcacctgcagcactgtcCCTGATGATGTGCTATGCCAGAATCTGGTATTGCTCGAAGAGAAAACGGTGAGTGTTTCGCGATTCTCTGTCTCAAGCAGCTTCCTTTAaaggctgctcatagtcagggaaTATTCCCAGAGAGtttgcagtggagctgtggccagtccctGGTTGTCCAGAtatctctgctgagggttctgctgctgcccagtgcttccattggcctctcaattgctgggccttgtcctgggggccccgctggggctgcagccagtgctggctcccactgaggctgcctggccaagagcagccccaggggcacagggcagaggcagagggaggtggggaggagaaagagcagggccaaggttgcccttgaaaggcagaggcgctctggggcccgctcctggccagggaccctgcccagagtcgtgccctgctggccggggccttgaggggcagctgtccagctgggcccagctgtgccagcagctccagccgtgctggggagccttgccagctctgggccctgctgtgcaggaggctccctgtgtgccactggcagctggggcctcagccacctcctctctgcacaggagcacctcgggagaGGAGTTGAAaaacggtggctgcacctcacacccagccagcgtgagcagctcctccagcagcagggacggcctggacagccctctcaaatgttctgtgaagaggagcCCAGAACAACTGTCTACACGGAAACCTCCTTTTaccccgtagatcccactgccacctgctctccccatgggcctccccaagctgccttcatccctttttttctctccgtctgtcccatcccagccaactcgagttcctctagggaccccaggaccagcccagcaccttccagcccctccggagaccaacacatcccttcctctgcctctgagacccctggccttgccctctaggaatcactgaaggcgacaccccaccccaccgcCCCCCACCCTCCCCACTCCCAGTTGCAGGGTAGGCAGCGGCCCATTcttctgttgaaataaagagaaggatctgtgttgtggtttcaaagcaaaaccagtgagagactccaagtcagaaatacaatttattagaaaaagggaaaaaaaaaccaaaattcatGCAATAATAcgaaagaaaaaccactgacagggtcagaatacagcctgctgacaccctgctagttagggtggtggtagcagtccagatgaaatggacttgtggaagtggtgatcctgtagaaacaatctggtagctttcatcctctggaaaagcagtgggtaagggccgcggttcctctgggaatccagtggaaagactgcttgttgtgttccaaaacccagattatatccagctggggatgcttagctcctcccccatgggcagagcatctcacagtgggctgataacattctgcctcatgctgtgggtccttgattagccatgaaacagaaatggctctgggagggagttatctctgagtcatgtggcaagacattgatggacccattaacaggagataaggaagaaacaatgcctctcctggtttcagcagctcttgaggatgggaatagaacataattttatattataacCTAGGACATAATCTAACCCTTATTCTATTACCATCTATACCCAAGCCAATATCCTCTtactatatatatgtatctatctatctatatatattatataaaatgaAACTTTACACACAATTCTTGCTTAAAATTAGGTTAGATTTCCTTGTGGTACACAACAACTTTCCTTGTCCTTCTGCATTACCTAGCCAGTGcaaccaggtccttgagcaaaaataCCCACAGATGGGTTTGCCCCTGCTTGTGGTGGGATTAATCCAAACAGTCTTTCCTAAAATACCTTTCATGTGTATCACAGgaactttgtctccatcccctgtgtgcaggggttcagactgggcagcACCAGGATTGATAGGTCCTCAGGTTTTGACCATCCAGATGGCTTTTGCTAAGTTCAGTTCCCAGTTCCTGAAGGTTCCtccaccaagtgccttcaggatAGTCTTAAGTAGTGCGTTGCATCATTCAACTTTCCCGGCAGCTGGTGTGtgataggggatatgatatGTCCTttcaatgccatgttctctggcccaggtgttgataaggctgttcttgaaatgaattccattgtctgactcaattCTCTCAGGGGTGCCTTGTCTCCACAGGATTTGCTTTTCTAGGCCCAAGATGGTGTTCcaggcagtagcatgaggcacagggtagg of the Passer domesticus isolate bPasDom1 chromosome 9, bPasDom1.hap1, whole genome shotgun sequence genome contains:
- the LOC135307017 gene encoding uncharacterized protein LOC135307017 isoform X4; this translates as MALALHLFLLLLLAVALPARAAQAAPLQVWRADEHARKASPAAWLNDDFQGLNPPPVSGVSAGKTFQAPFLVAAHKPRSHGTGPPRRRNKPGGDRKSLEASKQMDRIWSDLERQRDMEGESVLTAAFPGGSSGSMAASAPGREAMPGKGPGDWERDFHHWETLLKHSLRMLELGDGEPDDEDNPDDEDNTFDEDDLDSQCVPITEPLGDAEVSGVSAGRTLVDVAHKPHSHRRGPPRRKKKPTGAHAAENSTDWKSMRRTFSSETSFLIKLMAIVAPAALSLMMCYARIWYCSKRKRSTSGEELKNGGCTSHPASVSSSSSSRDGLDSPLKCSVKRSPEQLSTRKPPFTP
- the LOC135307017 gene encoding uncharacterized protein LOC135307017 isoform X3, coding for MALALHLFLLLLLAVALPARAAQAAPLQVWRADEHARKASPAAWLNDDFQGLNPPPVSGVSAGKTFQAPFLVAAHKPRSHGTGPPRRRNKPGGDRKSLEASKQMDRIWSDLERQRDMEGESVLTAAFPGGSSGSMAASAPGREAMPGKGPGDWERDFHHWETLLKHSLRMLELGDGEPDDEDNPDDEDNTFDEDDLDSQCVPITEPLGDAEGVSAGRTLVDVAHKPHSHRRGPPRRKKKPTGARKSLDISKHLEQKQSGVDSQRDAAENSTDWKSMRRTFSSETSFLIKLMAIVAPAALSLMMCYARIWYCSKRKRSTSGEELKNGGCTSHPASVSSSSSSRDGLDSPLKCSVKRSPEQLSTRKPPFTP
- the LOC135307017 gene encoding uncharacterized protein LOC135307017 isoform X1; this encodes MALALHLFLLLLLAVALPARAAQAAPLQVWRADEHARKASPAAWLNDDFQGLNPPPVSGVSAGKTFQAPFLVAAHKPRSHGTGPPRRRNKPGGDRKSLEASKQMDRIWSDLERQRDMEGESVLTAAFPGGSSGSMAASAPGREAMPGKGPGDWERDFHHWETLLKHSLRMLELGDGEPDDEDNPDDEDNTFDEDDLDSQCVPITEPLGDAEVSGVSAGRTLVDVAHKPHSHRRGPPRRKKKPTGARKSLDISKHLEQKQSGVDSQRDAAENSTDWKSMRRTFSSETSFLIKLMAIVAPAALSLMMCYARIWYCSKRKRSTSGEELKNGGCTSHPASVSSSSSSRDGLDSPLKCSVKRSPEQLSTRKPPFTP
- the LOC135307017 gene encoding uncharacterized protein LOC135307017 isoform X2; amino-acid sequence: MALALHLFLLLLLAVALPARAAQAAPLQVWRADEHARKASPAAWLNDDFQGLNPPPGVSAGKTFQAPFLVAAHKPRSHGTGPPRRRNKPGGDRKSLEASKQMDRIWSDLERQRDMEGESVLTAAFPGGSSGSMAASAPGREAMPGKGPGDWERDFHHWETLLKHSLRMLELGDGEPDDEDNPDDEDNTFDEDDLDSQCVPITEPLGDAEVSGVSAGRTLVDVAHKPHSHRRGPPRRKKKPTGARKSLDISKHLEQKQSGVDSQRDAAENSTDWKSMRRTFSSETSFLIKLMAIVAPAALSLMMCYARIWYCSKRKRSTSGEELKNGGCTSHPASVSSSSSSRDGLDSPLKCSVKRSPEQLSTRKPPFTP